The Trinickia acidisoli genome includes a window with the following:
- a CDS encoding STM2901 family protein, with translation MSENRYRFSPHTNLSVGELFFFVAVDETEKQLGFKDLAASALLLGQNDVPVAGKLGGAAAGTSVISIAARKVLPLQLRQRLPTIVGIGPRGLKIAFTRSLGGFVGRAVPVIGVLTMSYDAFFIVRNTVATYNRLVMPEDKVL, from the coding sequence ATGAGCGAAAACAGATACCGATTTTCCCCACATACCAACCTATCGGTTGGCGAGCTGTTTTTCTTTGTCGCCGTCGACGAGACCGAGAAGCAACTCGGATTCAAGGACCTGGCGGCGTCTGCGCTGTTGCTGGGCCAGAACGATGTGCCGGTCGCCGGCAAGTTGGGCGGAGCGGCTGCCGGCACTTCGGTGATTTCGATTGCGGCGCGCAAGGTGCTCCCGCTGCAACTGCGCCAAAGACTGCCGACCATCGTCGGCATCGGTCCGCGCGGGCTCAAAATCGCTTTTACGCGAAGCCTTGGAGGCTTCGTCGGCCGCGCCGTTCCAGTGATCGGGGTCCTGACGATGAGCTACGACGCCTTCTTCATCGTGCGCAACACGGTTGCGACCTACAATCGGCTGGTAATGCCGGAAGACAAGGTGCTTTGA
- a CDS encoding DUF1493 family protein translates to MRRDDAWEKLEAFAREELGRPLFGKPRLELSTRLEEDLGLTGVDAVEFIDHWAERFGVTAKECPYARYFGPEGLDVIGSIASIFSKRARRPLVPITLGMLAEAMVAGRWDTEEIEAKAGANGSR, encoded by the coding sequence ATGCGGCGAGACGATGCTTGGGAGAAGTTGGAGGCTTTCGCTCGCGAGGAGCTCGGCAGGCCGTTGTTCGGAAAGCCGAGGCTCGAGCTTTCGACTCGACTCGAAGAGGACCTCGGCCTAACCGGCGTCGACGCTGTCGAGTTCATCGATCATTGGGCCGAGCGGTTCGGAGTCACTGCGAAAGAATGTCCATATGCCCGCTATTTTGGCCCGGAGGGGCTCGACGTCATTGGTTCAATTGCTTCGATCTTTTCGAAGCGCGCGCGCCGGCCGTTGGTTCCGATCACGCTGGGCATGCTCGCGGAGGCGATGGTCGCGGGGCGTTGGGACACTGAGGAGATCGAGGCGAAGGCCGGTGCGAACGGGAGCCGTTGA